One stretch of Legionella birminghamensis DNA includes these proteins:
- a CDS encoding PRC-barrel domain-containing protein yields the protein MSRQIVNADNVIGVDVKNREGESLGKIEALMLDKYQGQVAYVVLSFGGFLGMGDKLFAMPWSIFSYDPVQDCFVISVDKKTLENSPGFDKDHWPDMSNPSWTTSIHRYYGTMPSRNQH from the coding sequence ATGAGTAGACAAATTGTAAATGCCGATAATGTAATTGGCGTGGACGTAAAAAATCGGGAAGGAGAAAGTCTCGGAAAAATCGAAGCATTAATGCTGGATAAATACCAGGGTCAAGTGGCCTATGTCGTATTATCCTTCGGCGGTTTCCTGGGAATGGGCGACAAGTTGTTTGCCATGCCCTGGAGTATTTTCTCCTATGATCCTGTTCAGGATTGCTTTGTAATCAGTGTCGATAAGAAAACCCTGGAAAACTCACCGGGATTCGATAAGGATCATTGGCCTGATATGTCCAATCCGAGCTGGACTACTTCAATTCACAGATACTACGGCACTATGCCGAGTCGAAATCAGCACTAG
- a CDS encoding VOC family protein, protein MKMQFHHVGIPTTEIRPGERYSAPFKMYTSGGEAPTRIQYHRFEEGCPLHPLLQTRPHVAFKVDSIDEAIKGKNIILEPYFPFAGFRVAAIEENGWPIEFIETDLSEEEIWNESAYKNSVIYPEGD, encoded by the coding sequence ATGAAAATGCAGTTCCACCATGTTGGTATTCCAACTACTGAAATTAGACCCGGTGAGCGGTACAGTGCGCCGTTTAAGATGTATACCTCAGGGGGTGAGGCGCCTACCCGGATTCAATATCACCGTTTTGAAGAAGGCTGTCCCTTGCATCCCCTACTACAGACCAGGCCGCATGTGGCCTTCAAAGTAGACAGTATTGATGAGGCAATCAAGGGCAAAAATATTATTCTTGAACCCTATTTTCCTTTTGCCGGGTTTAGAGTTGCAGCAATTGAGGAAAACGGCTGGCCTATTGAATTCATTGAGACTGATCTGTCGGAAGAGGAAATTTGGAATGAATCAGCTTACAAGAATTCTGTGATTTACCCTGAGGGAGATTGA
- a CDS encoding LysR family transcriptional regulator, producing the protein MRINQPLQCFLKAAETLHFASAAESLHITPTALSKQIKTLENQLGLQLFQRTTRKVTLTEMGERLYQRCRIIENEINKLDQFIENRKKEPQGSLRVLVSTILARKWLFAHLTEFRERYPKIELELILTEQDRELGDAKADIMMGFPEIPPYTNNLKARHVFTVQNILCAAPSYIERYGLPANISELANAHFISHTLRKPGHQLPLENGRFIPIPRPVLLINEFDALNQACKDGHGLFLTGEILVKNELETGELIQVLPDIPFKVYKIYLFYQAYDYELPKVRAFLDFYALRTVI; encoded by the coding sequence ATGAGAATTAACCAGCCGCTGCAGTGCTTTTTAAAAGCGGCAGAAACCCTGCATTTCGCCAGTGCCGCCGAAAGCTTGCATATTACGCCTACTGCGCTCAGCAAACAAATTAAAACCCTGGAAAATCAATTAGGGTTACAGCTTTTCCAGCGTACTACGCGAAAGGTTACCTTGACCGAGATGGGGGAAAGGCTTTACCAGCGCTGCCGGATTATTGAAAACGAAATTAACAAACTTGATCAATTTATTGAAAACCGAAAAAAAGAACCGCAGGGCAGTCTGCGCGTACTGGTCTCTACCATTCTGGCGAGAAAATGGCTGTTCGCCCATTTAACAGAGTTCAGGGAAAGATATCCTAAAATAGAGCTGGAGTTGATTCTCACTGAGCAGGACAGAGAGCTGGGAGATGCAAAGGCAGATATTATGATGGGCTTTCCAGAGATTCCTCCTTATACTAATAATCTCAAGGCACGGCATGTGTTTACTGTCCAAAATATTCTCTGTGCTGCTCCCTCGTATATAGAACGTTATGGCTTGCCGGCCAATATAAGCGAGCTTGCCAATGCGCATTTTATTTCGCATACCCTCAGGAAGCCCGGGCACCAACTGCCTTTGGAAAATGGACGATTTATACCCATTCCTCGCCCGGTCTTATTAATAAATGAATTTGACGCGCTCAACCAAGCCTGCAAGGACGGCCATGGATTATTTCTAACCGGCGAGATACTGGTTAAAAATGAATTGGAAACAGGCGAATTAATCCAGGTGTTGCCTGATATACCATTTAAGGTATACAAGATTTACCTGTTTTATCAGGCCTATGATTATGAACTCCCCAAGGTCCGTGCGTTTCTGGATTTTTATGCTCTGCGCACCGTTATTTAA
- a CDS encoding acyl-CoA thioesterase, whose protein sequence is MINTPRGEITIQTLAMPASTNANGDIFGGWIVSQMDLAAGVLAKKVSHGRAVTVAINSMTFLKPVHVGDVISCHVELLKTGKTSMTIGVEVWAEPGATISEKYKVTEGVFVFVAIDEHGTPRQVSKSP, encoded by the coding sequence ATGATTAATACCCCGCGCGGAGAAATCACCATTCAGACACTGGCTATGCCTGCTTCGACCAATGCGAACGGTGATATTTTTGGCGGCTGGATTGTTTCGCAAATGGATCTTGCGGCCGGGGTATTAGCAAAAAAAGTATCCCATGGCCGCGCAGTGACTGTGGCGATCAATTCAATGACCTTCCTGAAACCTGTCCACGTGGGCGATGTCATCAGTTGCCATGTAGAATTACTGAAGACTGGCAAGACTTCGATGACGATTGGGGTAGAAGTCTGGGCAGAACCTGGGGCCACCATTTCCGAAAAATACAAAGTCACTGAAGGGGTATTTGTTTTTGTAGCGATTGACGAACATGGAACACCAAGACAGGTATCCAAGAGCCCATGA
- a CDS encoding Tex family protein has protein sequence MSQKMLSAATIIAQELKVNVSQVETSIRLLDEGDTVPFISRYRKEATGGLDDTQLRFLAERLYYIRELDERRNVILQSIKEQEKLTPELEASILAADSKTRLEDLYLPYRPKRRTKAQIAREAGLEPLATSLLADPSLSPEQEAVKFLNAEAGIADEKAALEGARQILMEQFAEDAELINELREYLWQHAVLKATGSAGDAKKNNASKYADYFAYEEPLKKIPSHRALALFRGRRESVLQLSLQLNENENYGEEHVARHFHIADQKRAADSWLLDTVRMTWKIKLFTKLELELLARLRESADEEAIQVFARNLRGLLLGAPAGQKITIGLDPGIRTGVKVVVVDITGKLLDYTTIFPFAPHNEWHQAMAELAKLAARHNVNLISIGNGTGSRDTERLVADMMKMYPDLKLTKLVVNEAGASVYSASELAAKEFPDLDVTLRGAVSIARRLQDPLAELVKIEPKSIGVGQYQHDVNQNRLARSLDAVVEDCVNSVGVDVNTASVPLLTRVSGLNESLARNLVQYRDEHGVFSSREELKKVPRMGEKTFQQAAGFLRIMNGENPLDASAVHPEAYPLVEKILAKHSMDIKQIIGNHKLLNSVNAAEFADEQFGLPTIRDVLRELEKPGRDPRPEFKTASFKEGVEDISQLETGMILEGVVSNVTNFGAFVDIGVHQDGLVHISAMTNRFISDPHTIVKAGDIVKVRVVEVDKERRRIGLSMILEEEKAAIPVRKSGKPAEPAKNMSPKKGLKGARPSHEKKQVEKPVKKGVFNTAMADALSKLKRGS, from the coding sequence ATGTCACAAAAAATGCTGTCGGCTGCAACCATCATTGCACAGGAATTGAAAGTGAATGTTTCTCAGGTAGAAACAAGTATTCGCTTATTGGATGAGGGCGACACTGTTCCTTTTATTTCTCGCTATCGTAAAGAAGCAACCGGCGGGCTTGATGATACCCAACTGCGATTTCTTGCAGAACGCTTATATTATATACGCGAGCTGGATGAACGTCGTAATGTCATTCTTCAGTCGATTAAAGAACAGGAAAAATTAACACCTGAACTGGAAGCCAGCATCCTTGCTGCAGACAGCAAAACCAGGCTCGAGGATTTGTATCTTCCCTATCGCCCCAAACGTCGCACTAAGGCACAAATTGCCCGCGAGGCAGGGCTTGAGCCTCTGGCCACATCCCTTCTGGCGGATCCCAGCCTGTCGCCTGAGCAGGAAGCGGTCAAATTTCTTAATGCAGAAGCGGGTATTGCCGATGAAAAAGCCGCTCTGGAAGGCGCCAGGCAAATACTCATGGAGCAGTTTGCCGAAGATGCCGAGCTTATTAACGAGTTACGCGAATACCTCTGGCAGCATGCTGTACTAAAAGCGACAGGCAGCGCAGGTGATGCAAAGAAAAATAATGCCAGCAAATATGCTGATTATTTTGCCTATGAAGAGCCATTGAAAAAAATTCCCTCCCACCGTGCGCTGGCCTTATTTCGCGGCCGCCGCGAGAGCGTGTTGCAGTTGTCTCTCCAATTGAATGAAAATGAAAATTACGGTGAAGAGCATGTCGCCCGCCACTTTCATATTGCCGATCAGAAACGCGCTGCCGATTCCTGGCTCCTTGATACAGTGCGCATGACCTGGAAGATTAAACTATTTACCAAGCTGGAGCTTGAGTTACTGGCACGCCTGCGCGAATCAGCCGATGAAGAAGCGATTCAGGTCTTTGCCAGAAACCTGCGCGGCCTGTTACTGGGTGCCCCGGCCGGACAGAAAATCACGATTGGCCTGGATCCTGGCATTCGTACGGGTGTCAAAGTAGTGGTCGTTGATATTACAGGCAAGCTTCTGGATTACACCACTATTTTCCCCTTTGCACCGCATAATGAATGGCATCAGGCCATGGCCGAACTGGCTAAGCTGGCTGCCCGCCATAATGTTAATTTAATCAGCATCGGAAATGGCACCGGCTCCCGCGATACCGAACGGCTGGTGGCTGACATGATGAAAATGTATCCTGACTTAAAACTCACCAAACTTGTAGTTAATGAAGCAGGCGCTTCCGTGTATTCAGCTTCGGAATTGGCTGCCAAAGAATTCCCGGATCTGGATGTCACATTGCGCGGCGCTGTTTCTATTGCAAGACGACTTCAGGATCCCCTGGCCGAACTGGTTAAAATTGAACCCAAATCCATTGGTGTAGGCCAATACCAGCATGACGTCAACCAAAACCGTCTGGCGCGCAGCCTGGATGCGGTGGTAGAGGATTGTGTAAACAGTGTAGGGGTTGACGTGAATACTGCCTCTGTTCCTTTACTCACCCGCGTTTCTGGCCTGAATGAATCATTGGCCAGGAATCTGGTGCAATACCGCGATGAACACGGGGTATTCAGCAGCCGCGAGGAATTGAAAAAGGTTCCGCGTATGGGCGAGAAAACCTTCCAGCAGGCCGCAGGCTTCCTGCGTATCATGAACGGAGAAAACCCGCTCGATGCCTCGGCTGTTCATCCTGAAGCCTATCCCCTGGTTGAAAAAATTCTTGCCAAACATAGTATGGATATCAAGCAAATCATTGGCAATCACAAATTATTGAACAGTGTCAATGCCGCTGAATTTGCTGATGAGCAATTTGGTTTGCCTACTATCCGCGATGTACTTCGCGAACTGGAAAAACCCGGACGCGATCCACGCCCAGAATTCAAGACAGCCTCCTTCAAGGAAGGGGTCGAAGATATCAGCCAACTTGAAACGGGTATGATTCTCGAAGGCGTAGTCAGTAACGTCACTAATTTCGGGGCCTTCGTTGACATCGGGGTTCATCAGGATGGCCTGGTGCATATTTCGGCAATGACCAATCGCTTTATCAGTGATCCGCATACGATTGTAAAAGCCGGCGATATCGTCAAAGTCAGAGTTGTTGAGGTGGATAAGGAACGGCGGCGCATTGGTTTAAGCATGATTCTGGAGGAAGAAAAAGCAGCAATTCCTGTCAGAAAATCGGGCAAGCCGGCTGAGCCAGCAAAAAATATGAGTCCTAAAAAAGGTTTAAAAGGCGCCCGGCCCTCTCACGAGAAGAAACAAGTGGAAAAACCGGTTAAAAAAGGAGTCTTTAATACCGCCATGGCGGATGCCCTGTCCAAATTAAAGCGTGGATCCTGA
- the glmS gene encoding glutamine--fructose-6-phosphate transaminase (isomerizing), whose translation MCGIIGAISQRDVSRILLEGLRRLEYRGYDSAGIAVIDSHSRLKRVRMQGKVQALADAMQETAIAGNTGIAHTRWATHGKPCELNAHPHLSHNEIAIVHNGIIENHEALRDDLIAKGYEFTSETDTEVAAHLIHHYYQQHENLLRAVQEAGSVMHGAFALGVIHQQRPHELVALRKGSPLVIGIGIDELFIASDPLALRSFAQSVIYLQEGDSARLHKGQAELFDAQQKPVKRPQHPLDDDGQAASKGPYRHFMLKEIYEQTKVLADTLEGRIQSMEILKASFGERANHIFPQIEKIHIVACGTSYHAGLIARYWLESLTGLPTQVEIASEYRYRDVVVEKNTLFITVSQSGETADTLAALYKAKSLDYLATLAICNIATSTLVRESDCVFLTRAGIEIGVASTKAFTTQLAAFLMLAAALCKDGRAQTVLQQLQELPSCCERALQMSAQIESLSALFVSKSHTLFLGRGTQYPVALEGALKLKEISYIHAEAYPAGELKHGPLALVDKDMPVIAVAPNDELLDKLKSNLHEVSARGGQLIVFADASQNWQPNGARLIPVPSCGSWIAPIIYTIPLQLLAYYVAVAKGTDVDQPRNLAKSVTVE comes from the coding sequence ATGTGTGGAATCATCGGAGCGATCTCCCAACGAGATGTCAGTCGTATATTGCTGGAAGGTTTGCGCCGTCTGGAATACCGCGGCTATGATTCAGCCGGTATTGCGGTGATTGATTCGCATAGCCGCTTAAAGCGCGTTCGCATGCAGGGGAAGGTGCAGGCTTTAGCCGATGCCATGCAGGAAACAGCCATTGCCGGCAACACCGGGATTGCCCATACCCGCTGGGCAACCCACGGCAAACCCTGCGAACTGAATGCGCATCCGCATTTGTCCCACAATGAAATTGCAATTGTGCATAACGGTATTATCGAAAATCATGAAGCGCTTCGTGACGATTTAATTGCCAAGGGTTATGAGTTTACGTCCGAAACCGACACTGAAGTCGCCGCCCATTTGATTCATCACTACTACCAGCAGCATGAAAATCTTCTACGGGCTGTGCAGGAAGCCGGTTCTGTCATGCATGGCGCCTTTGCGCTTGGCGTGATTCACCAGCAACGGCCGCATGAATTGGTCGCACTGCGCAAAGGCAGCCCGCTGGTGATAGGTATAGGCATCGATGAGTTATTCATTGCCTCCGATCCGCTGGCCCTGCGTTCCTTCGCACAATCTGTCATTTATCTGCAGGAAGGGGACAGCGCCCGCTTGCATAAGGGGCAGGCAGAGTTATTTGATGCGCAGCAAAAGCCGGTAAAACGGCCGCAACATCCACTGGACGATGACGGACAGGCTGCCAGCAAAGGGCCGTATCGTCACTTCATGCTGAAAGAAATTTACGAACAAACCAAAGTGCTGGCAGATACTCTTGAAGGCCGCATTCAGAGTATGGAAATCCTCAAGGCCAGTTTTGGCGAACGTGCCAATCACATTTTTCCGCAAATTGAGAAGATTCACATTGTAGCCTGCGGCACCAGTTATCATGCCGGCCTGATTGCACGCTACTGGCTGGAATCCCTGACAGGACTCCCCACCCAGGTAGAAATTGCCAGCGAATATCGCTATCGTGATGTCGTCGTTGAGAAAAATACGCTATTCATTACGGTTTCCCAGTCCGGTGAAACAGCGGACACCCTGGCCGCATTATACAAAGCTAAAAGCCTGGATTATCTGGCGACACTGGCTATTTGCAATATTGCCACCAGCACCCTGGTCAGGGAATCAGATTGTGTATTCCTGACCAGGGCCGGTATAGAAATTGGTGTGGCCTCTACCAAGGCGTTTACTACCCAACTGGCTGCATTCCTGATGCTGGCCGCTGCCCTTTGCAAAGATGGGCGGGCACAGACTGTCCTGCAACAGTTACAGGAACTTCCTTCCTGCTGTGAACGCGCCTTGCAAATGAGCGCCCAGATTGAAAGTTTGTCTGCCTTATTTGTTTCAAAATCACACACTCTCTTTTTAGGCCGCGGCACTCAGTATCCTGTCGCCCTCGAAGGTGCGCTGAAGCTGAAAGAAATTTCCTATATCCATGCAGAAGCTTACCCTGCAGGTGAACTCAAGCATGGCCCGCTGGCGCTGGTTGACAAGGACATGCCCGTCATTGCCGTTGCACCCAATGACGAATTACTCGATAAACTGAAATCCAATCTGCATGAGGTCAGTGCACGTGGGGGCCAGCTCATTGTTTTTGCCGATGCCTCCCAAAACTGGCAGCCAAACGGTGCCCGGCTAATCCCGGTACCCAGTTGCGGCTCATGGATTGCCCCCATCATTTATACCATCCCATTGCAACTACTGGCTTACTATGTAGCCGTTGCCAAGGGAACTGATGTGGATCAACCGCGAAATCTGGCCAAGTCAGTAACGGTAGAGTGA
- the plaC gene encoding lysophospholipase/glycerophospholipid:cholesterol acyltransferase PlaC — protein MQNCTRMCRFMLIILLWLPFSLSAAPAVKAIVIFGDSLSDTGNTTHLLKALRKDEHPAFLVKPLKIFVINKMTEFANDYYVPQMVLDSGIEIVTHFFDEDLAPLLANLIGRVRQVPVLPGDPYWQNHFSNGRIWSEYLAPMLDVDREDLRSFNNQAFGGSWAVTYDYQLTVWNLIRHPINTLKTLVVGKLIPPSLGLTIQSYLLMHEQLNSQTIYFVFSGANDYLNVLKFEDNYNPAVMNTYIDNVLDGLGSGVKKLVKAGATHVVVLGLPEIGHIPKFNRTFDRPVLNSAIQQHNARLALRVEEWRVAMPDVDFLYIPIQPYFDKALANPEQFGLSNTMDACIDIKLPMFHSLGNSPFAGNYVLEYLQVLRYRDSSFAAGEKNYHICDNPESYLFWDEAHPTTRVHRYLAYEICEAMKAHGYHAQCQSPTNL, from the coding sequence ATGCAAAACTGCACCAGGATGTGCCGTTTTATGTTAATTATACTGCTGTGGCTGCCTTTCAGCCTTTCGGCTGCCCCTGCTGTCAAAGCGATAGTCATATTTGGCGACAGTTTATCTGATACCGGCAACACCACCCATTTGCTAAAAGCCCTGCGCAAAGATGAGCATCCCGCATTCCTCGTAAAACCGCTTAAAATCTTTGTTATCAATAAAATGACTGAATTTGCGAATGACTATTATGTCCCCCAGATGGTTCTGGATTCAGGGATAGAAATCGTTACCCATTTCTTTGATGAAGATTTGGCCCCGCTTCTGGCCAATCTGATTGGCCGGGTCAGGCAGGTTCCAGTCCTCCCCGGCGATCCTTACTGGCAAAACCATTTCTCGAATGGCCGTATCTGGAGTGAATACCTGGCACCCATGCTTGATGTGGATCGCGAAGATCTGCGCTCTTTCAATAACCAGGCCTTCGGCGGTAGCTGGGCAGTCACTTATGACTACCAACTAACCGTGTGGAATTTGATCCGCCATCCGATTAACACGCTAAAGACACTGGTTGTGGGTAAACTGATACCCCCAAGTCTTGGATTAACCATTCAGTCTTATCTGCTGATGCATGAACAACTTAACAGCCAGACGATCTATTTTGTGTTCAGCGGTGCGAATGACTATTTAAACGTCCTGAAATTCGAGGATAACTATAATCCCGCAGTGATGAACACTTATATTGATAACGTCCTCGATGGCCTTGGCTCCGGGGTTAAGAAACTGGTCAAAGCCGGCGCGACCCATGTCGTGGTTCTTGGCTTACCCGAAATCGGCCATATCCCTAAATTTAACCGCACATTTGACCGGCCTGTATTGAATAGCGCGATCCAACAGCACAATGCCCGCCTTGCCCTGCGCGTGGAAGAATGGCGGGTGGCGATGCCTGATGTTGATTTTCTCTACATTCCCATTCAGCCTTATTTTGATAAAGCCCTGGCAAACCCTGAGCAATTTGGTCTGTCGAATACCATGGATGCCTGTATCGATATCAAGTTACCGATGTTCCACAGCCTGGGCAATTCGCCATTCGCAGGAAACTACGTGCTCGAATACCTGCAGGTTCTCCGTTATCGTGATAGTAGTTTCGCCGCAGGTGAGAAAAACTATCACATTTGCGACAACCCGGAGTCTTATTTATTCTGGGATGAAGCGCATCCGACCACCCGGGTACATCGCTATCTGGCCTATGAAATTTGCGAGGCGATGAAAGCCCATGGTTATCATGCACAATGTCAATCACCCACAAACCTTTAG
- the smpB gene encoding SsrA-binding protein SmpB codes for MSNDNSKNSTIAVNKKARFDYFIENEYEAGLVLQGWEVKSLRAGKINLSDAHVIVKYGEAFLLGAQIQPLPTASAHLMPDATRTRKLLLNRQELNQLIGSVERQGYTLIPLSLYWRKNRVKMKLALAKGKKTHDKRDSIKERDWQREKARLMKKH; via the coding sequence ATGTCAAACGACAACTCAAAAAATTCAACAATCGCGGTTAATAAAAAAGCGCGTTTTGATTATTTCATCGAAAATGAATATGAAGCCGGTCTCGTCCTTCAAGGCTGGGAAGTCAAAAGCCTACGCGCCGGTAAAATTAATTTATCGGATGCGCATGTTATTGTTAAATATGGAGAAGCCTTTTTACTGGGCGCACAGATCCAGCCCTTGCCCACTGCGTCTGCCCATTTAATGCCCGATGCCACCCGCACCCGCAAACTACTGCTCAATCGCCAGGAGCTGAACCAGCTAATAGGCAGCGTCGAACGCCAGGGATACACCTTAATCCCTTTATCACTGTACTGGCGCAAAAATCGCGTCAAAATGAAACTGGCGCTCGCAAAAGGCAAGAAGACCCATGACAAGCGCGACAGTATCAAAGAGCGTGACTGGCAGCGGGAAAAAGCGAGATTAATGAAGAAGCATTAA
- a CDS encoding peroxiredoxin, which translates to MKIGETVQDFQFVATNDLAQKLSDYRGKWLVLYFYPKDSTPGCTLESQNFRDNYSKFKHLNTEILGISRDSLSSHDKFKCKQELPFELISDQNEAICNQFDVIKMKMMYGKQVRGIERSTFLIDPEGVLRKEWRKVSVDNHVKEILEAIKAFQA; encoded by the coding sequence ATGAAAATTGGAGAGACGGTCCAGGATTTTCAATTTGTAGCCACCAATGATCTCGCGCAGAAACTCAGTGATTATCGCGGCAAATGGCTTGTGCTTTATTTTTATCCCAAGGATTCAACTCCTGGCTGCACCCTTGAAAGCCAGAACTTCCGGGACAATTATTCAAAATTTAAACACTTAAATACCGAAATACTCGGCATTTCACGCGACAGCTTAAGCTCCCATGACAAATTCAAATGCAAACAGGAATTGCCGTTTGAATTAATCAGTGATCAGAACGAGGCCATTTGTAATCAGTTCGATGTCATTAAAATGAAAATGATGTATGGCAAACAGGTGAGGGGCATTGAACGCAGTACTTTTCTCATTGATCCCGAGGGCGTATTACGGAAAGAATGGCGTAAAGTCAGCGTGGATAACCATGTAAAAGAAATTTTAGAAGCAATTAAAGCATTTCAGGCATGA
- a CDS encoding PhoH family protein, with product MDNKKLFVLDTNILMHDPSAIYRFEEHDIYLPMVVLEELDSHKTGLSEVARNVRQVNRMLVELMANASHEQVVAGLPLNGVLNDKEEKDSGRLFFQTHEFEGIRPISLPGHKADNTILATALGLQKAFAPRQVIIISKDINLRIKAGILGIQAEDYYNDLVVEDVNLLHSGLHILENDFWDAHGKDMNAWQEGGRSFYKISGPLIKKWHYNDCISTKDNQFQGLVKQLTPEYAVVQVARDYTQPKHGVWGINARNREQNFALNLLLDPDIDFVTLQGSAGTGKTLLTIAAGLTQVLDHNRYNEILMTRITIPVGEDIGFLPGTEEEKMTPWMGALMDNLEVLHSSQEGGSFGRGATQDLLQNKIKIRSLNFMRGRTFLNRYIIIDEAQNLTAKQIKTLVTRAGPGSKIICLGDIKQIDTPYLTDRTSGLTFAVDRFKQWQHSAHMTLMRGERSRLAHYAADHL from the coding sequence ATGGATAATAAAAAGTTGTTTGTACTCGACACCAATATCCTGATGCATGATCCCTCTGCTATCTATCGTTTTGAGGAACACGATATTTATTTGCCTATGGTTGTTCTGGAGGAGCTCGACAGCCATAAAACCGGTTTATCCGAGGTGGCGCGAAATGTGCGCCAGGTAAACCGTATGCTGGTTGAATTAATGGCTAATGCAAGCCATGAACAGGTTGTCGCTGGCTTACCATTAAATGGTGTTCTTAATGATAAGGAGGAGAAAGACAGCGGCCGTCTTTTCTTCCAGACCCATGAGTTTGAAGGCATAAGGCCCATATCTCTTCCCGGGCACAAGGCCGATAACACTATCCTCGCTACCGCTTTAGGTTTACAAAAGGCATTTGCGCCGCGTCAGGTTATTATTATCTCCAAGGATATTAACCTGCGTATAAAAGCCGGTATTCTGGGAATTCAGGCTGAAGATTATTACAATGATCTGGTTGTGGAAGATGTAAATCTCCTCCATAGCGGTCTTCATATTCTGGAAAATGATTTCTGGGATGCGCATGGAAAGGATATGAATGCCTGGCAGGAAGGAGGACGATCCTTTTATAAAATCAGCGGTCCCTTGATTAAAAAATGGCATTATAATGATTGCATCAGTACCAAAGACAATCAATTCCAGGGGCTTGTCAAACAATTGACTCCTGAATATGCCGTGGTACAGGTTGCCAGAGATTATACGCAGCCCAAGCATGGGGTATGGGGAATCAATGCCCGTAACCGTGAACAGAATTTTGCTCTGAATCTTTTGCTTGATCCGGATATTGATTTTGTGACGCTGCAGGGTTCGGCAGGTACAGGGAAAACATTGCTGACAATTGCTGCCGGTTTAACCCAGGTTCTTGATCACAATCGTTACAATGAAATTCTGATGACCCGCATCACCATCCCCGTAGGTGAGGATATTGGTTTTCTTCCCGGCACAGAGGAAGAGAAAATGACACCGTGGATGGGGGCTTTAATGGATAACCTGGAAGTTCTCCATAGCTCGCAGGAAGGCGGCAGTTTTGGGCGGGGCGCTACCCAGGATTTGTTACAGAATAAAATTAAAATTCGTTCATTGAATTTTATGCGTGGCCGTACTTTCCTGAACCGGTACATTATCATTGACGAAGCGCAAAACCTGACCGCCAAACAGATTAAAACGCTGGTTACCCGTGCAGGGCCCGGAAGCAAGATTATCTGTCTAGGTGATATCAAGCAAATTGATACGCCTTACCTAACCGATCGGACCTCTGGGCTAACCTTTGCCGTTGACCGGTTTAAGCAGTGGCAGCACAGTGCGCATATGACTTTAATGCGTGGTGAGCGATCAAGGCTTGCACATTATGCGGCAGACCATTTATAG